In the Flavisolibacter tropicus genome, one interval contains:
- a CDS encoding RagB/SusD family nutrient uptake outer membrane protein has product MKTFFNISNKLILRLTLLLVLVSSCKKDFLEKEQYGAVPTSKAILTVDDMEAALNGTYAGLRNPTLFGRTIPIFGDLMADNVYISNDNSNRYLDFFYVNMTVNNANARDLWQDGYNVILNANNVINCALTSTEKIDEFRGEAYALRALMYFELVKHFAQPYTVSPNALGVPIITKYDPTLKPPRNTVSEVYAQIENDLTTAINLMTQERSSGYFTRYAATALLARMHLYKGEWAEALEAAEDVISNSGYSLLKINQVQGYWSSNTARKDKLETLFEVVNDLSGNAGIDALAYFYDQVGYGDALVAESFYTLFTDNDVRKTLILPSSPIRGDVRVVNKYPNSSQPDKDEVKIIRMSEVYLTAAEAAYQLGDEAQALEYVNAVATQRMAGFTGYKSTGSALLSDILLERRKELAFEGHRYWDYARYHQDVVRIDVNGEYTGAPLIIEADYFRRILPIPQAELDANPNIRGQQNPGY; this is encoded by the coding sequence ATGAAAACATTTTTCAATATATCCAACAAACTAATACTGAGGCTGACACTGCTGCTGGTGTTAGTGAGTTCCTGCAAAAAAGATTTTTTAGAAAAGGAACAATATGGTGCTGTACCAACCAGTAAGGCAATATTGACTGTAGATGATATGGAGGCTGCGTTAAATGGAACCTATGCTGGTTTAAGAAACCCAACGCTATTCGGGAGAACTATTCCCATTTTTGGCGATCTAATGGCTGACAACGTCTATATCTCAAACGACAATAGCAACAGGTACCTGGATTTCTTTTACGTAAACATGACTGTGAATAATGCAAATGCACGTGACTTATGGCAAGATGGGTATAATGTAATCTTAAATGCCAACAATGTCATTAATTGTGCCTTAACCAGCACAGAAAAGATTGATGAGTTTAGAGGAGAGGCGTATGCGCTTCGTGCACTCATGTACTTTGAATTGGTAAAACACTTTGCGCAGCCCTATACTGTAAGCCCAAATGCTTTAGGCGTGCCAATTATCACTAAATACGATCCTACGCTTAAACCACCGAGAAATACAGTAAGTGAAGTTTATGCTCAAATTGAAAATGATTTAACTACGGCTATTAATTTAATGACACAGGAACGTTCATCTGGGTATTTTACCAGGTATGCTGCAACAGCCCTTTTAGCCAGAATGCATTTATATAAAGGAGAATGGGCAGAAGCCTTAGAAGCGGCAGAAGATGTGATCTCAAATAGCGGTTATTCTTTGCTGAAAATAAATCAGGTGCAAGGCTATTGGTCTTCTAACACAGCCCGCAAGGACAAATTGGAAACACTTTTTGAAGTGGTAAACGATCTTTCTGGAAATGCAGGAATTGATGCATTGGCTTATTTCTACGACCAGGTTGGGTATGGTGATGCTTTAGTAGCAGAGTCGTTCTATACGCTATTTACCGATAATGATGTCAGGAAAACATTGATCCTGCCATCTAGCCCTATTAGAGGAGACGTAAGAGTTGTAAACAAATACCCAAACAGTTCACAGCCAGATAAAGATGAGGTGAAAATCATACGTATGTCAGAAGTATACCTGACAGCAGCTGAAGCCGCTTATCAATTGGGTGATGAAGCACAGGCACTTGAATATGTAAATGCTGTTGCTACACAAAGAATGGCTGGCTTTACAGGGTATAAATCTACTGGGTCTGCTCTATTAAGTGATATACTGCTGGAAAGACGAAAGGAATTAGCCTTTGAAGGACATCGCTACTGGGATTATGCCCGATACCATCAGGATGTAGTTCGTATTGACGTTAACGGAGAATATACTGGGGCGCCATTAATAATAGAAGCCGATTATTTCAGAAGGATATTGCCAATACCACAAGCTGAGTTAGACGCAAATCCAAACATTAGAGGACAACAAAATCCTGGCTATTAA
- a CDS encoding SusC/RagA family TonB-linked outer membrane protein, with translation MQMKKALLFVCILLLLAVSGWTQREITGQVFDNDAKTPISGVSVTAKNTTTGTTTDGNGNFRLIVPSNITALIFSYTGYTDNEVSIVEGKSSYAINLSKNVRSLDEVVVVAYGQQQKRKVTGAVGRVTSEELENVPMVSVDQMLQGKVAGLQSVAISGQPGSVQQIRIRGIGSISASSAPLYVVDGTPINSGDASNLTNSSNLLASLNPNDIESISVLKDASAASIYGSRAANGVIVITTKKGRPGKTVIKADAEIGSNDIAYFPDAGKPLNRDQVNELFREGLANLGLPNSFIDQYMDQNFYYNTNNNYDWLDLVTRNGKQRQVNLSASGGDPRTQFFISGGFFQQQSPVIGSDLKRYSATLNLKHQISQRFTAGVNLNLSSFHQRGETESSGFRNPILAALALLPTQPAYNEDGTVNYDPADFSPIYNPLAIHQYDKQENQTSKLLGNANLEYKLLNNLRLSTRFGIDYNNIEEYLFWNPLFGDAVSTQGYTANSYQRLYNWVWTNLADYNFRAFDNKMDGNVTVGYEAQESKSYNQFADATTLPKNGGIVYPVPAVPTTATITASDYSFTSLLSKAQVNYLGKYSLSASLREDGSSRFGSNNRYGTFWSVGAAWNIDGEDFMEGIDFLSALKLRASYGVNGNAGIGNYDWRSNFLYSTTYNGAPGSFQNGIGNSNLTWEQNKPFDIGLEVGLLKNRVYVETDYYVRKTDNLLLAEPLSGTSGFTSFSNNVGAMENKGFELTIDATPIKSKDFTWTVSLNSAWNKNKVTKLRDGVDEIVGDPTSLKVGEDVQSYYLRLWAGADPNNGDPLWYKDESKRETTNDFSQATRVYKNSASPKGFGGFSSSLTWRFLTLDAQLNYQYGNYLFNQWDFIFLGDGAFFGLNHDRKQLERWQKPGDVTDVPKFIAGNASSSNQTSTRYLYKGDFIRLRNVTLGFDLPSQWAKKAQLTTARLYFRGTNLWTKTFDDNLTMDPEQPISGISDLQFFIPKSYTVGLSIQL, from the coding sequence ACCTTTCCAAAAACGTACGTTCATTAGATGAAGTGGTAGTAGTAGCTTATGGACAGCAGCAAAAAAGAAAAGTAACCGGAGCCGTTGGCAGAGTTACAAGTGAAGAATTGGAGAATGTGCCAATGGTATCTGTAGATCAAATGTTACAGGGTAAAGTGGCTGGTTTACAATCAGTGGCTATATCCGGTCAGCCTGGTTCTGTTCAGCAAATCAGGATACGTGGTATCGGATCCATTTCTGCTTCTTCTGCGCCCTTGTACGTAGTTGATGGAACACCAATAAACTCTGGCGATGCATCTAATCTTACTAACTCCAGTAACCTGCTGGCTAGTCTTAACCCTAACGATATAGAAAGCATATCGGTATTAAAAGATGCATCTGCTGCTTCTATTTATGGATCAAGAGCTGCCAATGGTGTAATCGTTATCACTACTAAGAAAGGAAGGCCGGGAAAAACAGTTATAAAAGCAGATGCTGAAATAGGCTCCAATGACATTGCTTATTTTCCAGATGCTGGAAAACCGTTGAATAGGGACCAGGTGAATGAACTATTTAGAGAAGGATTAGCCAATTTGGGTTTGCCTAATTCATTCATTGATCAGTACATGGATCAAAATTTTTATTACAATACGAATAATAACTATGATTGGCTTGATTTAGTTACACGCAATGGAAAGCAGCGGCAAGTAAACTTATCTGCTTCCGGTGGTGATCCCAGAACACAGTTCTTTATATCTGGTGGTTTCTTCCAGCAACAAAGTCCAGTTATCGGCTCGGATCTGAAACGGTATTCGGCAACGCTAAACCTAAAACATCAGATTAGTCAGCGTTTTACAGCCGGTGTCAATCTGAATCTTTCATCCTTTCATCAAAGAGGAGAAACAGAATCTTCTGGCTTTCGTAATCCCATATTAGCGGCCTTAGCCCTGCTACCAACACAGCCTGCTTATAATGAAGATGGTACAGTTAACTATGATCCTGCTGATTTTAGCCCAATCTATAATCCATTAGCTATACATCAATACGATAAGCAAGAGAACCAAACATCTAAGCTTTTGGGAAATGCGAATTTGGAATATAAACTTTTAAACAATCTTCGTCTTTCTACTCGTTTTGGCATTGACTACAACAATATTGAAGAATACCTATTCTGGAATCCTCTATTTGGGGACGCTGTCTCTACGCAGGGGTATACGGCTAATTCTTATCAACGCTTGTACAACTGGGTGTGGACCAACCTTGCTGATTACAACTTCCGTGCATTTGATAATAAAATGGATGGCAATGTTACAGTAGGTTATGAAGCGCAGGAATCAAAGAGTTATAATCAATTTGCAGATGCTACCACATTGCCTAAAAATGGAGGTATAGTTTATCCTGTACCTGCAGTTCCTACAACGGCTACTATTACAGCGTCTGACTACAGCTTTACGTCGTTGCTATCAAAAGCACAAGTGAACTATTTAGGTAAATATAGCCTGTCTGCCAGCTTGCGTGAAGATGGATCATCACGCTTTGGATCTAACAATCGTTATGGAACCTTTTGGAGTGTTGGTGCTGCCTGGAATATAGACGGGGAAGATTTCATGGAAGGAATTGATTTTTTGTCTGCACTCAAGTTAAGAGCTTCTTATGGTGTGAATGGTAATGCCGGAATAGGTAACTATGACTGGCGTAGCAATTTCTTGTACTCAACTACTTACAATGGTGCACCTGGAAGTTTCCAAAATGGTATTGGTAATTCTAACCTTACCTGGGAACAAAATAAACCATTTGATATTGGTTTGGAAGTAGGACTATTAAAGAACAGGGTATATGTAGAGACAGATTATTATGTTCGAAAAACAGACAATCTTCTACTAGCAGAGCCTTTGTCAGGAACCAGTGGTTTTACATCCTTTAGTAACAACGTAGGCGCCATGGAAAATAAAGGATTTGAATTGACGATCGATGCTACTCCTATTAAAAGCAAGGATTTTACCTGGACCGTATCATTAAATTCAGCATGGAATAAAAACAAGGTCACCAAGTTAAGAGACGGGGTTGATGAAATTGTTGGAGACCCTACCAGTTTAAAAGTTGGAGAAGATGTACAGTCTTATTACCTACGTTTATGGGCTGGCGCAGATCCTAATAATGGTGATCCTTTATGGTATAAAGATGAAAGTAAGCGTGAAACCACAAACGATTTTAGCCAGGCTACCCGTGTATACAAGAATAGCGCATCTCCAAAAGGCTTTGGTGGCTTTAGTTCTTCATTAACCTGGAGGTTTCTAACGCTGGATGCTCAATTAAACTACCAGTATGGCAACTATTTATTCAATCAGTGGGATTTTATCTTTTTAGGAGATGGCGCCTTTTTTGGTTTAAATCATGATCGTAAGCAATTAGAACGTTGGCAAAAGCCGGGTGATGTTACCGATGTGCCTAAGTTTATTGCTGGTAATGCTTCATCCTCCAATCAAACATCGACAAGGTATTTATATAAAGGTGATTTCATTCGCTTGAGGAATGTGACATTAGGTTTTGATTTACCCTCTCAATGGGCAAAGAAGGCTCAATTAACAACAGCCAGATTGTATTTCCGCGGTACCAACTTATGGACCAAAACATTCGATGATAATTTGACAATGGATCCAGAGCAGCCGATTAGTGGAATTAGCGACTTGCAGTTCTTTATACCAAAATCTTATACTGTAGGTCTATCTATCCAGTTGTAA